A window of the Bos indicus x Bos taurus breed Angus x Brahman F1 hybrid chromosome X, Bos_hybrid_MaternalHap_v2.0, whole genome shotgun sequence genome harbors these coding sequences:
- the LOC113888011 gene encoding zinc finger protein 671-like, translated as MADATPHTDSLRSIVTFEDVFIHFTREEWDLLTESQKRLYHKTMVNNFSLVMSVGLESSRYRLISPPEPESAPEVPARIGIAAAVAEVSQESPVSSPGHSVEARDDSSVSIKISDVRSLQVAPSIQKSPLCDTCNPVFNGVFQPAGQLETSSEEQPYTCGSCGRVFPLGVSLDEMQRWQSGEAVTRRERDQASSVNCHRCHGSGTACTCEKGEEDISASSGVVQHRGTQNGENPGTSAECKETFPTGQRDHPYSGSEGACSHQEECVQQQEIYVRERSYECNTCGRVFDCRDTFNNHQEVHTRERLCQCDVCGKSFTRSCYVKIHKRLHTGIRPFVCNECGKTYICKSHLSLHKKSHTIESLRRQHIVGNVLLIPVLVNSREVTQEQGPRHSANGGEPKEDSPTSGQ; from the coding sequence ATGGCGGACGCCACACCACACACGGACTCCCTCAGAAGCATTGTGACGTTTGAGGATGTATTCATACACTTTACCAGAGAGGAGTGGGACCTGCTCACTGAGAGTCAAAAACGCCTGTACCATAAAACGATGGTGAACAACTTTTCACTGGTAATGTCAGTGGGACTTGAGAGTTCCAGATATCGTTTAATTTCTCCACCAGAGCCAGAGAGCGCACCCGAGGTTCCTGCCAGGATAGGCATAGCTGCGGCAGTGGCAGAGGTAAGCCAGGAAAGCCCTGTCTCTAGTCCTGGCCACAGTGTGGAGGCTAGAGATGACTCTTCtgtttctataaaaatatcaGATGTGCGAAGTCTGCAGGTGGCGCCTTCCATCCAAAAGAGCCCCCTATGCGACACGTGTAATCCAGTCTTCAATGGCGTTTTTCAGCCGGCTGGGCAGCTGGAAACCTCTTCTGAGGAGCAGCCATATACGTGTGGATCATGTGGAAGAGTTTTCCCACTCGGTGTAAGCCTTGACGAGATGCAGAGGTGGCAGAGTGGAGAGGCAGTCACTAGAAGGGAAAGGGACCAGGCCTCCTCTGTGAATTGCCACAGATGCCACGGGTCAGGGACGGCCTGTACCTGTGAGAAGGGTGAGGAAGACATCTCAGCCAGTTCTGGAGTTGTGCAGCACCGTGGCACTCAAAATGGGGAGAATCCGGGCACGAGTGCTGAGTGTAAGGAGACCTTTCCCACTGGACAAAGGGATCACCCATACAGTGGAAGCGAGGGAGCTTGTAGCCATCAGGAAGAATGTGTCCAGCAGCAGGAAATCTACGTACGAGAAAGGTCCTATGAATGCAACACATGTGGGAGAGTCTTCGACTGTAGAGACACATTTAATAATCACCAGGAAGTCCACACTAGAGAGAGGTTATGTCAGTGTGATGTATGCGGGAAATCCTTTACACGCAGTTGCTAtgttaaaatacacaaaaggCTTCATACTGGAATAAGGCCTTTTGTGTGCAATGAATGCGGAAAAACATACATCTGTAAGTCCCACCTTAGTCTCCACAAGAAAAGTCACACCATAGAAAGCCTGAGAAGACAACACATTGTAGGAAATGTGTTGCTGATACCAGTCTTGGTTAACTCGAGAGAAGTCACACAGGAGCAAGGCCCTAGGCATTCAGCAAATGGGGGAGAGCCTAAAGAAGACTCTCCCACCTCTGGCCAGTGA